A window from Parambassis ranga chromosome 13, fParRan2.1, whole genome shotgun sequence encodes these proteins:
- the LOC114445163 gene encoding protocadherin-16-like, with amino-acid sequence MKTAAKGFGKSVMDPSHCQGWWSKRIVLMVYVALELVTVHSPVVLGTLELQLDEEQPAGTIVGDISAGLPPGVTASLYFISDHEGTGVGSDLDIDESTGIIKTAKVLDRELRDRYNFIAVTMTGVTVEVTIKVNDINDHAPNFPRKRATFKIPEQTAIGTRFPLEPAVDSDKGQLTTQGYLIKDGNIGQAFTLETRRGSSEVLFLDLVVNAILDREKRSMYTLSLEAFDGGSPKRTDQMTLDIIVQDINDNAPVFNQSRYHAIISENLQPGSNILQVFATDADEGDNGMVLYEINRRQSDPERYFVIDSRAGVITLNKPLDFEMRRVHELVVQAQDNATQPEVTNAFVTIHVRDYNDNQPTMTIIFLSEDGSPRISEGAQPGQYVARISVTDPDYGEYANVNVSLEGGDGKFALTTKDSIIYLICVDQILDREERDTYELRVMATDSGMPPLRAESSFVIQVTDINDNPPLFDQPVYRQVIPEVVFPGSFVLQVTARDKDQGPNGDISYSILQDQSAYHSWFSIDSITGIITTLSQLDYEKNPSPSITVVATDGGKPPLSSTAVVNILLQDINDNEPVFDKNFYNVSIKENTAAGTCILEVGHFLGHAFFNNGFINFVNTPTLKR; translated from the coding sequence ATGAAGACAGCTGCCAAGGGTTTTGGGAAGTCTGTAATGGATCCTTCGCACTGCCAGGGCTGGTGGAGCAAAAGGATAGTGCTTATGGTGTATGTGGCCCTGGAGCTTGTGACAGTCCATTCACCTGTGGTGCTGGGGACCCTTGAGCTACAGCTAGATGAAGAACAACCAGCAGGCACAATTGTAGGTGACATCAGTGCAGGACTTCCTCCTGGTGTCACTGCATCCCTGTACTTCATTTCAGACCACGAGGGCACAGGAGTGGGCAGTGATTTGGACATAGATGAAAGCACAGGCATTATCAAAACTGCCAAAGTGCTGGACAGAGAATTGAGGGACAGGTACAACTTTATTGCAGTCACCATGACAGGTGTGACTGTGGAGGTGACCATCAAGGTGAATGATATAAACGACCATGCCCCAAATTTCCCCAGGAAACGGGCCACGTTTAAGATTCCTGAGCAGACGGCTATCGGCACCAGGTTTCCTCTTGAGCCAGCTGTTGATAGTGATAAAGGCCAGCTCACAACACAGGGTTACCTTATCAAGGATGGAAATATTGGGCAGGCATTCACGTTGGAGACCAGGAGGGGAAGCAGTGAGGTTCTCTTTCTGGACTTGGTGGTCAATGCCATTCTCGACAGAGAGAAAAGATCCATGTATACCTTATCTTTGGAGGCTTTTGATGGAGGTTCCCCTAAAAGGACTGATCAGATGACATTAGATATTATTGTACAAGATATTAATGACAACGCTCCAGTTTTCAACCAGAGCCGCTACCATGCTATAATATCTGAGAACCTCCAACCAGGAAGCAACATCCTGCAGGTGTTTGCCACAGATGCTGATGAGGGAGATAACGGGATGGTACTGTACGAAATCAACAGGAGACAAAGTGACCCTGAACGCTACTTTGTCATAGACTCACGCGCCGGTGTCATCACCCTCAACAAGCCATTGGACTTTGAGATGAGGAGAGTCCATGAGCTGGTGGTCCAAGCACAAGACAACGCGACCCAGCCAGAAGTGACCAATGCCTTTGTCACCATTCACGTCAGAGACTACAACGACAACCAGCCCACGATGACCATCATCTTTCTCAGCGAGGATGGATCTCCCAGAATCTCAGAAGGAGCACAGCCAGGACAGTATGTAGCCCGGATCTCAGTAACTGACCCTGACTATGGAGAGTATGCCAATGTCAACGTGTCACTTGAGGGAGGTGATGGAAAGTTTGCTTTGACTACTAAGGACAGCATCATCTATCTCATCTGCGTGGATCAGATACTGGATCGGGAGGAGAGAGACACCTATGAGCTGAGGGTGATGGCGACAGACTCGGGCATGCCCCCTCTGAGGGCTGAATCCTCCTTTGTCATCCAAGTGACTGACATCAATGACAACCCCCCTCTGTTTGACCAGCCAGTGTACAGGCAGGTCATCCCTGAAGTTGTGTTTCCAGGCAGCTTTGTGTTACAAGTAACAGCTCGAGATAAAGACCAGGGACCCAATGGGGACATTAGCTACAGCATCCTGCAAGACCAAAGTGCTTACCACAGCTGGTTCAGTATAGACTCCATTACAGGCATTATCACCACTCTGTCTCAGCTGGATTATGAAAAGAATCCAAGTCCAAGTATAACTGTGGTGGCTACAGATGGAGGAAAAccacctctctcctccactGCAGTGGTAAACATCTTACTTCAGGATATAAATGACAACGAGCCAGTTTTTGATAAAAACTTCTACAACGTGTCCATCAAGGAGAACACAGCAGCGGGGACCTGCATTCTTGAGGTAGGACATTTTCTTGGACATGCATTTTTTAACAACGGATTTATTAACTTTGTCAACACTCCCACACTTAAGCGCTGA